The stretch of DNA AAAGTATGCAAGCTGTTCAGGTACTTCTTAACCTTATATTATGTGTGAATTGATTGAAAATGTTCAACATTTCCACTTATTTAGACTATGTGCTCGTGTTTAAGGAATGGGAATTGGCTGAAAATTCACAGGGAGTCTTAGAGTACCAAACAAGGTAACTACTACCTTCTCAAGTGctacttaataaatatatattgagcTATATAATCACTTTCAATTAAAGCATTGTAGGCAGCTATTCCTTTCTCTTAACTGATACATGAAAATATGTCCTTAGTAGTACCATTAGTGTTACAAGGCACTATATGATATAGTTGGCATATGTTGAATGGTTTGTATTGCAATTGAAAATATTTGAACAAGTAAATGTAATTACTCATAAGATATGGTGTTGGGAACATATGATTCTATATAGCAATGCTCTTAGTAGTATGTTGTTCTACATTCAGAAATATAGATTATAGATAGATACATGCTACATTTGAGTACTTTTGGTATTATGTTTTGTCTCATTCTAATACACATTTATCCATAATAATGTTTAGGTATTCAAAATTCCAAAGTGTGGGAAATATCACATTACATTTCCCTGAGAATTTCGGTGGGGATGCCTCTCAGATTCACTACATTGGCTTCAAAGGTGAAGCTACTCAGGTAAATTCATTTTCCAAGAGAACTCTATTATAACATTTATTGGTGAATGAATGTTAATACTTATCAAGTTCATCATTAACtttgtgttttctgggtgatCAGTTGAAGAGGGATGTTGTTGCAACGATTGTGTATGAAATTACACCAAATCCTTCTGATCACAAGTAAGTATTCTtgattatcaaaatttgaattGAATTATGTAGGAAATTTTACTCAGCGTATATATTCATCCATTTCATTcaccatgtatatatatatgtttatgtgtgcttgtaaatttttctaatttaattaggCAGGGTATGGCCTACAAAACTACAGAAAATAATTTagtcttttattaattaaagtgACCGAGGAGATCAATCAAGAAATTGATGAATTTGATGGTTTTAGCTTTCTTCCAAACTCttcattttcaaaaataaagggTATTTTGCAATTTCAGATTTTCCTGCTCATACATACATACTTATACCTGACTTTAGATGAGAATATATAGCAGTAGCAATTGGTGTATTTGCAGTGACATAACAACTTTGTAAAGATTTGGT from Cannabis sativa cultivar Pink pepper isolate KNU-18-1 chromosome 2, ASM2916894v1, whole genome shotgun sequence encodes:
- the LOC115721946 gene encoding uncharacterized protein LOC115721946 isoform X4; this translates as MLIGNPNFQYREYEINDQFQCLVFHLKQFTSDVKIKSISVVGGADGTSPSKMRAFLNREGIDFSDAQSMQAVQEWELAENSQGVLEYQTRYSKFQSVGNITLHFPENFGGDASQIHYIGFKGEATQLKRDVVATIVYEITPNPSDHNDRGDQSRN
- the LOC115721946 gene encoding uncharacterized protein LOC115721946 isoform X3, which codes for MLIGNPNFQYREYEINDQFQCLVFHLKQFTSDVKIKSISVVGGADGTSPSKMRAFLNREGIDFSDAQSMQAVQEWELAENSQGVLEYQTRYSKFQSVGNITLHFPENFGGDASQIHYIGFKGEATQLKRDVVATIVYEITPNPSDHKFSCSYIHTYT